The Paenibacillus sp. FSL R7-0204 genome includes a region encoding these proteins:
- a CDS encoding helix-turn-helix domain-containing protein, translating to MMDKEILKQVGARIRALRKERGLSQEALGEKGGFHFSYIGQIERGEKNVSLLNLHKISESLEVNIIQLFAYQDEEFMVTAAERDIQDIVGMLREANEEKVRVAKNVLKELL from the coding sequence GTGATGGATAAGGAAATATTGAAGCAGGTCGGAGCCCGGATTCGTGCTCTTCGGAAAGAGCGGGGACTGTCGCAGGAGGCACTTGGGGAGAAGGGTGGATTTCATTTTTCATACATAGGGCAGATTGAACGTGGGGAGAAGAACGTTTCTTTATTGAATTTACATAAGATTTCAGAATCACTTGAGGTGAATATCATTCAATTGTTTGCGTACCAGGATGAAGAGTTCATGGTTACCGCAGCAGAGCGTGATATTCAGGATATTGTAGGCATGCTCCGTGAGGCCAATGAGGAGAAGGTACGCGTGGCTAAAAATGTACTGAAGGAATTATTATAA